A portion of the Sabethes cyaneus chromosome 3, idSabCyanKW18_F2, whole genome shotgun sequence genome contains these proteins:
- the LOC128743002 gene encoding uncharacterized protein LOC128743002 has protein sequence MVSTTHRLRLRRWLGSQPLLPVMVLQLLLLMLTADVHCQQQAALQKSPLLNDGSFKYGSKTSFSCSGRAAGYYADVETGCQIYHMCDGLGRQFSYSCPNTTLFQQRMLICDHWYMVNCSKAESNYAANLLIGQRDKPFVGEDENEIRTPRPDLLDRPYSSSFAGQPIMYNFIKTNTQAPQNAIGLDKKVKVTKSPASKGKPAEIFEESASNHGLPIHWGTRYANEDTEKEKVDQKQSLDIPGSTVLPVNAEEEQLQNKKVNERRDVKEDETKDESRNTVRFASSENRTSKVVDPKSSGINSNGTPVKVPSIRYEPPFTPDEQARKETTGKETLGPDFKPFETLLNFNKKGNRKDYDFSNLFTRNESIRNTIPTTTSTVATSSTQRAISTTRQPIISTTRLPITTRFTTTPRKTSFNTVISTTASPVAVPNLGLQLPNANPVQFQTRPASPFQPLIRSTTTTQAPSTGIPTSTGKPRILSDPRESNLPPRIIQFNAPAATAGLFENRFALQRPPVIPATVPVPSTEILPPFTNLANYDIIKTQYVSQPVFTRQPITNDPSGGPVNTGIDKLAEQPAIQVRNDNIPRPFSVPTPSNEILPPKKDYVFYDDATTQGPPIYYQWKWSIPSYGLDPPLDAPLSEDDRLASQLNPASAEHGSSDSTREHNQTARSISSETGNFGENQSTTKTAVESTKLTAPVPTHNYLELRKNFAIPDFTFPLESETSSRTMYEQDGAVNSFQVKIPSYARSADGSTTTWYGENVKCPHCHPAFLRPGTCEPCVKIR, from the exons AAATCTCCACTACTAAACGATGGCTCGTTTAAATATGGCTCTAAAACAAGCTTCAGCTGTAGCGGTAGGGCTGCTGGATACTACGCGGATGTGGAAACTGGCTGCCAG ATATACCACATGTGCGACGGACTGGGTCGTCAATTCAGCTATTCCTGCCCCAATACGACACTGTTTCAGCAGCGAATGCTGATCTGTGATCACTGGTATATGGTCAATTGTTCAAAAGCGGAAAGCAATTACGCAGCTAATCTGTTGATCG gTCAACGGGATAAACCCTTCGTTGGAGAAGATGAAAACGAAATACGAACACCTCGACCGGATCTCCTGGATCGACCGTATTCTTCCAGCTTCGCTGGTCAGCCGATCATGTACAACTTTATCAAG ACAAATACCCAAGCCCCACAGAATGCCATAGGATTGGACAAAAAGGTTAAAGTCACCAAATCTCCTGCCAGTAAAGGAAAACCTGCGGAAATCTTCGAAGAGAGTGCCAGCAATCATGGACTTCCGATTCACTGGGGAACGCGATATGCAAATGAGGATACTGAAAAGGAGAAAGTCGATCAAAAGCAATCTCTGGATATTCCGGGATCAACTGTTCTACCTGTAAATGCCGAGGAAGAGCaacttcaaaataaaaaagtcaaCGAACGACGAGATGTCAAAGAGGATGAAACAAAAGATGAGAGCAGGAATACGGTTCGTTTTGCCAGCAGCGAGAATCGTACCAGCAAGGTAGTGGATCCAAAATCAAGTGGAATCAACTCGAACGGAACTCCCGTGAAGGTTCCCTCTATACGGTACGAGCCTCCGTTCACACCTGATGAACAAGCAAGAAAGGAAACCACCGGCAAGGAAACACTTGGTCCCGATTTTAAGCCTTTTGAAACCCTACTGAATTTCAACAAAAAGGGAAACCGCAAGGACTATGATTTCTCGAATCTTTTTACTAGGAATGAAAGTATTCGAAACACGATTCCGACAACTACTTCGACTGTGGCAACCAGTTCAACTCAAAGAGCTATCAGTACCACTAGACAACCAATTATCAGTACAACTAGACTACCAATTACTACTAGGTTTACCACTACACCCCGGAAAACCAGTTTCAATACTGTTATTAGCACTACTGCAAGTCCAGTTGCAGTCCCCAATTTAGGTTTGCAACTTCCTAATGCCAatccagtccaatttcaaacgAGACCAGCATCCCCGTTTCAACCACTGATACGATCTACGACCACTACCCAAGCTCCATCTACCGGCATACCGACTTCAACCGGCAAGCCTCGTATTCTTTCCGATCCACGAGAATCGAACCTTCCGCCCCGGATAATCCAGTTCAACGCACCAGCTGCTACAGCGGGACTGTTCGAGAATCGATTTGCCCTTCAGCGACCTCCGGTAATTCCGGCAACGGTTCCAGTTCCATCTACGGAAATTCTTCCACCATTCACAAATCTAGCCAATTACGACATCATCAAAACTCAGTACGTTAGCCAGCCTGTTTTCACCCGTCAACCCATCACAAATGATCCCTCCGGAGGACCAGTCAATACCGGCATCGACAAACTAGCAGAGCAGCCCGCAATCCAAGTTCGTAACGACAACATTCCTCGACCCTTCAGTGTTCCAACTCCGTCCAACGAAATCCTGCCTCCGAAGAAGGATTACGTGTTCTACGACGACGCCACCACGCAAGGTCCACCAATTTACTACCAATGGAAGTGGTCGATTCCCTCGTATGGACTGGATCCTCCTCTGGATGCTCCCCTCAGCGAAGACGACCGGCTTGCATCCCAGTTAAACCCAGCCTCCGCGGAGCACGGGTCGTCCGACTCAACACGCGAACACAATCAAACCGCGCGTTCCATTTCGTCCGAAACGGGAAACTTTGGCGAAAATCAATCCACCACGAAAACGGCCGTTGAATCAACCAAGCTGACAGCCCCAGTCCCGACTCATAATTACCTGGAACTGCGCAAAAATTTTGCTATCCCTGATTTCACCTTTCCGCTGGAAAGCGAAACCAGTTCCAGAACCATGTACGAACAGGACGGAGCTGTCAATTCATTTCAGGTTAAAATCCCTTCGTACGCTCGAAGCGCAGACGGCAGTACGACGACGTGGTACGGCGAGAACGTCAAGTGCCCCCACTGTCATCCGGCCTTTCTGAGGCCTGGTACGTGCGAACCCTGTGTGAAGATTCGATAG